Below is a genomic region from Henckelia pumila isolate YLH828 chromosome 3, ASM3356847v2, whole genome shotgun sequence.
TCAAAATGTTTAAATTATGAGCCATCAACTCAATTTCTTCTTTTCCAGAATCCATTTATGACTCTTGGCAATATACTCTTCCTTAAATCTTACGTACAACTCCAGCACTTTCCTGTATCCAACTAGAGCACATGACTCTATATGTCTTTCATATCTTTCATAAAGTGCTGGAACTGTAAGAACAAGAACAAGGCCTGTCCACAATACCAGAAGTATTAAGGCTAATGAATCAAGAAATGCCGAAGAAACATATAATGACTTCTTTTTATCTTACTCGTGTAACCCAATGTAAGGAAATCGGTTAGACCCCCAATCACAGAGATTGTAAACAGACTAAGGCAGACTTTGATGAACATTCTTGAGTCCCGTCCTAGGGCGATATCTTCAGATGCCGAAAGCACCGCATTTGCATGGTCACGAATGAACGTTGCTGCCTCATTTACCATTTCTTCAGAGAGATGCAAATGGGGTAGAGGTGGTGCAGGTCTGTCTCAAATTATTGGAGGGGATTGTTAGAGAAACAGTGCAGTAGTTTAAATTTCAACGATGGGCTATTCGTAATGCACAGATTATCACCATTTGAAAAGGGAATGTGAACCTTTATCATACAACTCTGATGGCTATAATAGGATTGTAAAAGAGAATGAAGATTGAGAGGTAACACAAAATTGACACATTATAAAGCCCCAAAACTAAAAGTTATGTACCCGCTAGAACCTCTATACAATTTCAAATCTTGATTTTATGGTTAGCACTTAGCAGGACATACAATATATTTATTACAAGAATCGTGGACGAGCATATAATAGCCTGAGAATCATGCCACCCGTTTCATCAGTCATGAAATTATTTGATTGCTGTTCTGGGGCTTAGTATCTAAATGTATCTTCATCCTTCCCTATTTGTTAGTTTCCATTGTGTCTATGATTGTTATATAAATAGTACAGTTTATTTCTTTCAGTTTTCTGTTAGCAAAATACATGATATAACATATATCCACTTTTACATAGTGAAAATTTAGCAAATGAGTTGCAGTGGCATGCACTTCAGACAAATGAGAAATTACGCATCATACTTCATCCTGTTTTCGTTTCTTGGAGATAAAAATTATGCTCACGTTACATATTTTCCATCAGGCACTCATTCCACCTATGTTTTCATCATCTCAGAAAATCCAAATTCAGTTGGTTTGACAATTCGTACATGCTTTCA
It encodes:
- the LOC140892149 gene encoding reticulon-like protein B12 isoform X2: MGSSDRLFNRQRTIYEILGEGIVADVMLWRKKNLTVGILVVTLAAWVVFEISGYTLLSLTSSVFLLLFTILFLWAKSAAILNRPAPPLPHLHLSEEMVNEAATFIRDHANAVLSASEDIALGRDSRMFIKVCLSLFTISVIGGLTDFLTLGYTSLVLVLTVPALYERYERHIESCALVGYRKVLELYVRFKEEYIAKSHKWILEKKKLS
- the LOC140892149 gene encoding reticulon-like protein B12 isoform X1 yields the protein MVNKKKKRKKERKPPWLGVRTENQEHSRPLTVACDRLFNRQRTIYEILGEGIVADVMLWRKKNLTVGILVVTLAAWVVFEISGYTLLSLTSSVFLLLFTILFLWAKSAAILNRPAPPLPHLHLSEEMVNEAATFIRDHANAVLSASEDIALGRDSRMFIKVCLSLFTISVIGGLTDFLTLGYTSLVLVLTVPALYERYERHIESCALVGYRKVLELYVRFKEEYIAKSHKWILEKKKLS